The Chrysemys picta bellii isolate R12L10 chromosome 16, ASM1138683v2, whole genome shotgun sequence DNA window CCCTCCCATGCCAGCCCGGCACAGCCCCGGGGGGCAGCTGGAAAGAGCCTGGGGTGTGGAACGAcctcaggcagagagagagagagtgtatgtgtgcgcttgtgagtgtgtgtgcacgtgtgtgtgtgtgtgcatgcgcgtgTGCAcacgtgagtgtgtgtgtttccaTGCACACTAGGTGTGTATGCGGGTGTGTGCATGTACATGCGTGCATGTTCCATGCACTGGGATGTGTTGCACACGCGTGTTCCGTGCCTGGAGTGCGTGTGCACATCTGTACGTTCTGTGAGTGCACCCGTGCGTGTTCCGTGTCAGGGGGGTTCCGCGGATCTGTTGTGTGCATGTGCATATCTGTGCACGTGTGCCGTGCACGGGGTGCGCATCTTCCACGAGGCTTCATCTCTCCTGAGCTGCCCCCCCACGCGGGGGGCTATAAGAGGTCTCTGGGCCCAGCCTCCGTGGgggggtatgtgggggggggttccCTGCTGGGCTGCTGGGCCATGAAGCCATGGCCTCTCTCCCCCGATCCCAGGGGGGTAGGTCTGGGGGAGTCGGCGGGGGGGGCTGgttacaggggtgggggggtaggtCTGGGGGTGGCTGGTtacaggggctgggtggggggtagGTCTGGGGAGGGGGCTAGCGGGGGGGCTGGTTACAGGGGCCGGGTGGGGGGTAGGTCTGGGGAGGGGGCTAGGAGGGGGGGCTGGTTACAGGGGCCGGgtggggggcaggtctgggggggGCTAGCGGGGGGGCTGGTTACAGGGGCCGAGTGGAGGAGGTCTGGAGGGGAGGTCAGCTGGGGGGGTCGAGTTAcagcggccggggggggggctctggcacTCGGAAGCCGCTGGCTGccaagtcgggggggggggattgagttcccagcaaccccccccacacacacactccgtggGTGTCAGTTCCGGCCCCATGGCTCACAGGACCTGGCGATGGACAAAGCAgatgggctgtggggtgggggaggctccgAGGGCCCCATCTGGCCTCTTAAAGGGGAGCCCAGCCCCCCCGTACCCCAAAACATCCCTCTGCATGTGGGccggggggggtgttgggggctcCAAGGGGCAGAGGGAccccaacacccccctccccaggcacaccccttccctgcctcccacagGCCCAGAGAGAGACATTCGGGgggcccccacccccttccctttccctttagttaCACACATGTGGGGGGTCCCCAAGGTCCAGGCCCTGGTACaactgccccccttccccacccacccccatcagcccccaccattgtcagccccccccccatccctcagagTGAGCGCCTGGTTATTTCCGTCCGGGGTATTTTAGTCGCTAACAGCTGGGGCTGGCGCCCGCCCTACAGCTGCTCCCcacgtcgggggggggggggctggctcagGGCCCGGCGGGGGGGTGGTGTCGGGTATGGGGGGCAGCGcccatcccccaccctctccTTCATATCCCCTTCAAGCCCCACTTCTGCCCCTCCCGGGAACGCTCCCCCCCCAGCAAAGCCCAGGGCCCAGCCAAGCAAAATACCAGACCTTCCCCCCACCTGCGGGATCCTGGAACAGGCTGGCATGCCCCCCACAGCCGGgatcctgcctcctgccccacggcGCACTCTGCCGGgagccccccccagccagtcctcctgccccacggcgccccctacccggaggccccccccccagccagtgctcctgccccacggtgccccctgctgggagcctcccctcactgccagtcctcctgccccacggtgccccctgccgggagcccgcccccccccacagccagtgcttcTGCCCCACGGTGCCCCCCAGCAGCACTTTGGGGGGTGGATGGCATCGGTCCCGTGCCTGCCAGCAGCATGGAGTGTTCCTAAAAACGCCCTGAGCCAGGCCCGGGCTGTGAGGGTGCCGGGCACCCGAGCGCCTCCCCCACGGCTCAGCAGCCGAGGAACGGGGCCGAACGGCACAAACGGGCGCCCTGGGAAACTGCCCCGCCAGCCGGAGCCAGACTGGAGCCCAGCCCGCGGCCAGAGACATGCGACGAGCCGGGCGGGGATGCAGCTTGCTAAAGGGGCACAAACCCGCAGCAAAACTTTTCCAAGTCCATCAGAAGCAGGGAGGCCGGCAAACAACCAGGGGGGCCAGTGGCCCATCAAGGTGCTGAGAGACCCTGCAGGGAAAACAAGGCCATTGCAGGAACActacatgaattctttgcatcggtcttcacagctgaggatgtgagggagattcccaaacctgagccattctttttaggtgacagattgGAGGAAcagtcccagactgaggtgtcattagaggaggttttggaacaaattgataaattaaacagcaataagtcaccaggaccagatggtatcacccaagagttctgaaggaactcaaatgtgaaattgcagaactactaactgtcgtctgtaacctatcatttaaatcagccgctgggccagatgactggaggatagctaatgtgacgccaatttttaaaaagggctctagaggtgatcccagcaattacaggccagtaagcctgacttcagtaccgggcaaactggttgaaacaataataaagaacaatattgtcagacacagagatgaacataacttgttggggaagagtcaacatggttttagtaaagggaaatcatgcctcaccaatctactagaattctttgagggggtcaacaagcatgtggacaagggtgatccagtggatatagtgtactaagatattcagaaagcctttgacgaggtccatcaccaaaggctcttaagcaaagtcagctgtcatgggataagaggtcctctcatggattggtaactggttaaacgataggaaacaaagcataggaataaatggtcagttttgagaatggagagaggtaaatcgtggtgtcccccaggggtctgtactgggcccagtcctattcaacttattcataaacaatctggaaaaaggggtaaacagtgaggtggcaaaattggcagatgatacaaaactactcaagatagttaagtcccaggcagactgcgaagagctacaaaaggatctctcaaaactgggtgtctgggcaacaaaatggcagatgaaattcagtgttgataaatgtaaagcaaCGCACatgggaaaatataatcccagctatacatatacaatgaaagtgtctaacttagctgttaccactcaagaaagatcttggcgtcactgtggagagttctctgaaaacatccactcaatgtgcagcggcagccaaaaaagcgaacaggatgttgggaatcatgaagaaagggatagagaataagacagaaaatatcatgttgcctctctaaatccatggtacccccacatcttgaatactgcgtgcagatgtggtcgccccatcggaaaaaagatctattggaattggaaaaggttcagaaaaggacaacaaaaatgatgaggggtctggaacggcttccgtatgaagagagattaatcaGACTGGGGCTGTTCAACCTGGAAAAGAGGCGCCTAAGGGAgcatatgattgaggtctattaaaccagggctggggtggggcaagcGAACAGAgacgtgttatttaccctttGGCATAACACAAAGTGAGAGGTCACCTGATGAatttaatagtcagcaggtttaaaacaaccaacAGGAAGTGCTTTATCACACAACACCCGGTTAACctggggaactccttgccaggggatgttgtgaaggccaaaagtataacagggttcaaaagagaattagctAAGTTCACAGACGCTAGGGATATTAGCCAGGGATGCAGCCTCATGCCCTGGGTGTCCCTGAGCTCCtgacagccagaagctgggaatgggcgacaggggatgggtcacttgacgattccctgttctgttcattccctctggggcacctggcactggccactgtcggaagacaggatactgggctagatggacccttgatcTGACCcagacagagctgggctggcaggggctgcgggtcgggagtgaggggcaccggtagagctggggtggggcagggctgggctggcaggggctgcgggtcgggagtgaggggcaccggcagagctgggggggggcagggctgggctggcaggggctgcgggtcgggagtaaggggcaccggcagggctgggaggggcagggctgggctggcaggggctgcgggttgggagtgaggggcaccagcagagctggggggggcagggctgggggagctgcgggtcgggagtgaggggcaccggcagagctgggggggggcagggctgggctggcaggggctgcgagtcgggagtgaggggcaccagcagagctgggggggggggcagggccgggctagcaggggctgcaggtcgggagtgaggggcaccggcagagctggggggggggcagggctgggggagctgcgggtcgggagtgaggggcaccggcagagctgggtgcgggggctgggctagcaggggctgcgggttgcgAGTGAAGGGCACCGGCGGAGTTCTGtgtctgtccccacccccagcccggtcGATCCGGTTTCCCTGGGAGACGCTGCCAAGGCCCTGGGGTTTCGGTGCCACCCTGTTTGCATTGGGTTCAAGGGCCCAGTTCCCtctggctccggccaccccctccccgccccgtggACTCCAACCCCAGCCGTGCGCTGAGCCAGGCAGCAGGTGGTGACGCGGGTGCTGGGGGGCGCCGGCTGGGACGGGGGATTGTGCACAGGTGTGAGGGTGTGCGCGGGGGATGGGCTGTTGGGTCACTGTCCTGGGGGCAAGttgtggcagtggggggggggttgtggttggGAGCCGGGTGTCAGGATGGGGGAGGTGTGTTGCGGTGACCGAGTGTGTGATTTCTGCCTGGGCACGGGGACAGGTCCGGGGACGGTTGTGTGCTGAGGGGCTGAGGTGTGGGTCAGGGAGCGGGTAGGGGTGTGGtatgactctgtgtgtgtgtgcgcggtgAGCGGGGggttgtgttgtgtgtgtgttggtttgatggctgttgtggggggggggtgagaaggtGGTTGTGGCTGTGTGTTATGACTTTGGGCAGGGGGTGTTGTGTACAGGTGTGGTATGACTGTGTGCAGTGAGAGGGGGTTGTGTATGTATGTGTTGGCTTGATGGGTATTGTACTGTTTTGGGGGCCGGTTGTGGGGCTGAGGTGTGGGTCAGGGAGCGTGTACGGGTGTGgtatgactgtgtgtgtgtgtgtgtgcagtgagaGGGGggttgtgttgtgtgtgtgcgTAGGTTTGATGGATGTTCTGCGGGGGTGCGAtgagagggtgtggggggtgcgcACGCGTGTGGTGAGAGGAGGTTGTGGCTGTGTGTTGGTTGGCTGACTGTTGCACTGTGTTTGAGGGGCGGTTGTGTTGTCAGAATGAGCGGTGTGTTGTGACTTTGGGCGGCGGTGTGTGTTCTGTACGGGTGTGTTCCGGCTGTGTGTGGTGGCGGGGGTTGTGTGTTGCGCACGGGGTGGTTCAGTGGACGGGGGGACAGGCGGGTTTGTCGGGTGACGCATGTGACCGGGGTGTGATGGTTTCCCGGCTgttgtgggctgggctgggggattACGCTAGGGGGGTTCGTACACATGAGCCGGTTGTtggctgggaggggcgggggagtgaCACCAGGGGCCGTGGTGGGGGGGGATCTGTGGGGAGTCGTGTTAAGGGCGGGTTACCCCGGTTACAGCCCATGGACGCCCCAGCTTTAACCACACCCCAGAGGCCCTTCCCGCTCCAGGAATTGCTCCCGGATACCGAGATACTGCTCCGAGCACTagacccctcccagagccatggcgggagagaacccaggagtcctggctcccagccccccctgctctaacccaccagcccccactcccctcccagagccggggagagaacccaggagtcctggctcccagcccccccctgctctaaccaccagcccccactcccctcccagagctggggagagaacccaggagtcctggctcccagccccccctgctctaacccaccagcccccactccctcccagagccggggagagaacccaggagtcctggctgccagcccccccgcctacccgccagcccccactccctttccGGTGCCCCAGTCTCTGCATGCTGCCGATAAGGCGTCTGGGGCTGCTGGGTCGGGAATAGGCCCCCGTGGTTCCCTTATCAGGGCAGGCAGTTGGGGGACGGGATCCTGCTGcggccccaggggtggggggctgtcagtggcTGGGGAGCTCGGGGGTGGGGGACGTCTCCTGCTGCCCCCCTAAccccgcctctcccctccccccgcagacaCGCCATGGCCGGAGCCCTGCCTGGCCCCGCTCTCCTGCTCTTCGCCGCCCTGGCCCTCTCCGCCCGGGCCGACGAGTTGCTGGCCAGCACCCGGGTGGGGCGGGTGCGGGGCCTGCGGGTGCCCGTCCTCTCGGGCCAGGTTTCCGCCTTCCTGGGCATCCCGTACGCCGAGCCGCCCGTGGGCAGGCTGCGGTTCCGCCGGCCGGAGCCCAAGCGAGCCTGGAGCGGGCTGCTGGACGCCGGCGCCTACCGCCACGCCTGCTACCAGTACGTCGACACCCTCTACCCCGGCTTCCCCGGCACGGAGATGTGGAACCCCAACCAGGAGATGAGCGAGGATTGCCTGTACCTCAACCTCTGGGTGCCCTCCCCGCGCCCCAAAAACGCCACCGTGCTGGTCTGGATCTACGGCGGCGGCTTCTACAGCGGCTCCGCCTCGCTGGACGTCTACGACGGGCGCTACCTGGCCTACGCCGAGCAGGTGGTGGTGGTCTCCATGAACTACCGGGTGGGGGCCTTCGGCTTCCTGGCCCTCTCGGGCAGCCAGGAGGCGCCGGGCAACGTGGGGCTACTGGACCAGCGGCTGGCCCTACAGTGGGTACAGAGCAACATCCATTTCTTCGGGGGCAACCCCAAGGCGGTGACCATCTTCGGGGAGAGCGCCGGGGCCGCCTCGGTGGGCATGCACCTGCTCTCGCCCGGCAGCCGCCCGCTCTTCCGCCGCGCCATCCTGCAGAGCGGGGTGCCCAACGCCCCCTGGGCCACCGTGCCCCCGGCCGAGGGCCGGCGCCGGGCCGCCCAGCTGGCCAAGCTGGTGGGCTGCCCGCCGGGCAATGACTCGGAGCTGGTGGCCTGCTTGCGGGACAAGACCCCGCAGGAGCTGATCGACCAAGAGTGGCAGGTGCTGCCCCACCAGAGCGTCTTCCGCTTCTCCTTCGTGCCGGTGGCCGACGGGGACTTCTCCGGTGAGGTGCCCGAGGCCACGCCGGGCGCCGGTGGCTTCAAGGAGACCCAGGCGCTGGTGGGGGTGGTGCGGGACGAGGGCACCTACTTCCTGATCTACGGGGCGCCCGGCTTCAGCAAGGACAACGAGAGCCTGATCAGCCGGGAGGACTTCCTGGGCGGGGTGCGCATGGGGGTGCCCCAGGCCAACGAGCTGGCGGCCGAAGCCGTGGTGCTGCAATACACCGACTGGCTGGACCAGGACAACCCGGTGAAGAACCGGGAGGCCATGGACGACATCGTGGGGGACCACAACGTCATCTGCCCCGTCACCCACTTTGCCCTGCGGCTGGCTGAGCGGGGCGCCCGGGTCTACACCTACTTCTTCGACCACCGCGCCTCCAACATGCTCTGGCCCCCCTGGATGGGGGTGCCCCACGGCTACGAGATCGAGTTCGTCTTCGGCCTGCCCCTCGACCCCGGCCTCAACTACACGGCCGCAGAGGCCGCCCTCAGCCGCCGCATGATGCGCTACTGGGCTAACTTCGCCCGCACTGGGTACCGGGGGGGAGATCCGGGGGGCAGGACCTCAAGCTGGGGGGCCTGGGGaggcctgtggggtggggggtctgtgGAGAGGGGTCCCCACACGCaagggggcaggtgggtgggttAGGGGGGTCCCCATATTGGGGGACAGGTGGGTGGGCTTGGAGGTCTCTGGGGGGTCCCCAGACTGGGAAGTAGTTGGGTGGGTTTGGGGCTCCCCAGGGGTGAGTCAGTGGAGGGGGGTCCCCACACTGGGGGGCCAGGTGGGTGGGTTTGGGAGGTCCCTGGAGGGGGGTCCCCACACTGAGGGACAGGCAGGTGGGTTTGGGGGTGCACAGGAGTGAGTCAGTGGAGGGAGGTCCCCACACTGGGGGGCCAGGTGGGTGGGTTTGGGAGGTCCCCGGAGGGGGGTCCCCACACTGGGGGGCCAGGTGGGTGGGTTTGGGAGGTCCCCGGAGGGGGGTCCCCACACTGAGGGACAGGCAGGTGGGTTTGGGGGTGCACAGGAGTGAGTCAGTGGAGGGAGGTCCCCACACTGGGGGGCCAGGCGGGTGGGTTTGGGGGACCCTGGCCAGCAGGGCGtgacccctctctccctcctgggcAGGGACCCCAATGAGGCATCGGAGCGGGGGGTGCGCTGGCCCCCCTACaccccgcagcagcagcagtacGTACAGCTGAACCCGCGCCccctggctgtggggcaggggctccgGGCCCAGGTCTGCGCCTTCTGGAACCGCTTCCTGCCCAAGCTTCTCAACATCACTGGTGAgacgcctgggggggggggaccctgccATACCAGGGGGGGCTGGAGAGCACGGGGGGACCCTATATCAGGAAAGGGGCTGTGGGGCATCATGGGGGGGATCTTTgcctcatgggggaggggaaggggtaactggatgggggaagtgggaggggagctcacagagggaaactgaggcaggacaaaCCAAAtatatccccctcccctgccatcaCGGCCCAGCCAGCCTGgtatccctgccccccagggtccGGGCCATGGCTTAATCCccccctcctctttttttttctcccctgtagAGCCATGCGCTGCAACCGAccggggccccgggccccccccagccccactgcccctcctcgccctccttccccttctcGCCCTGCGGCTCAGGCCCTGAGAGTGGATACTGCATGCATCGgacggcggggcggggcggggcggggcggggcggggcggtcaCGGGGTCGGCTCGGGGCGGAGCCGGCCCCAGACTGGGGCAGTTGTGGGCCTGTGGAACTTCTGACCACTAGATGGCACCGAGCCGGAGCTCACTGAACGGGCCACTAGGGGGCACCCAGCTGTTGCCGGGGGGACAGCGCCCCTCCCCATGAGCAGCGGGGGCATTTCCTAGCCAGGATTTTAACGCTCTGCTGCTCCGACGCTGGTGCCGGGCCCCCCGGTAGGGGAACAGGGGATGGGGGGCGGAGCCTTGCTGCACAAGCACCGCACTTCCGCACCTCGGTGCACACGTAGACACAACGCACGTGCTCCGCAGGCACACCCGCCCTGCGCCCAACCACTGCACACCTACAGACGCGGCACGAGCTGCATGCACACACCCTGTGTGTACtgcacactgacacacacacacacactgcacacacactgctCATACACTGCACACTCGTTCCACACCTGCACTGTGCACACTGCACACTGACACAcgcacactgcacacacactgctCATGCACTGCACACTCGCTCCACACCTGCACTGTGCACACTGCACACTGACACAcgcacactgcacacacactgctCATACACTGCACACTCGCTCCACACCTGCACTGTGCACACTGCACACTGACACAcgcacactgcacacacactgctCATACACTGCACACTCGTTCCACACCTGCACTGTGCGCATTGCACACTGACACAcgcacactgcacacacactgctCATACACTGCACACTCGCTCCACACCTGCACTGTGCACACTGCACACTGACACAcgcacactgcacacacactgctCGTGCACTGCCACACTCGCTCCCACACCTGCACTGTGCACACTGCACACTGACACAcgcacactgcacacacactgctCATGCACTGCACACTCGTTCCACACCTGCACTGTGCACACTGCACACTGACACAcgcacactgcacacacactgctccataCACTGCACACTCGTTCCACACCTGCACTGTGCACATTGCACACTGACACAcgcacactgcacacacactgctCATACACTGCACACTCGCTCCACACCTGCACTGTGCACACTGACACAcgcacactgcacacacactgctCGTGCACTGCACACTCGCTCCACACCTGCACTGTGCACACTGCACACTGACACAcgcacactgcacacacactgctCATACACTGCACACTCGCTCCACACCTGCACTGTGCACACTGCACACTGACACAcgcacactgcacacacactgctCGTGCACTACACACTCGCTCCACACCTGCACTGTGCACACTGCACACTGACACAcgcacactgcacacacactgctCATACACTGCACACTCGCTCCACACCTGCACTGTGCACACTGCACACTATTCACAACCACTGCCCCTGGACACACTGCAAGTGGACGCTGCACACGGACACTGCTCACGTATTGCAGGAACACTGCGCACTgacacactgcatggacactgaaTGTATATTACTTCACACACACTGCACTGCATCTAGACGCGCTACACTGCATGTACACAGGCAGGAGCGCGCACACACGGTACACTCACTGCGCATGCAAACCCCACACGTACACACACTGCACCTTCACTGCACACCGATGCACTGCACCCTCCCTGCGCACACTGCACATTTGTCACACGCACTGCACGGAGCTCCTGCACACCGACACACACACTACAAGCACTGtgcacacacgcgcacacacgaGGGCCCTAGGCGGCGGCTGCTGTATTGGGCCAGCTCTGAGCCCTGCCGGGGGCATTGGCATACATGGGTCTGACGCGCCAgctggcatgggggagaggggaaccgCGGGGGGTACATGTCCCAGCCGGGCTCACACTGGTGTTCCTGATCTCTGGGTCCCAGACACCCTgacaccccgggggggggggactgtcacCTCCCAATTCCCCTGAGCCCGGCTCggcagccctgggtggggggttTCTGGCTGCTTATAAAAGACATTTTTTAGTGTTTCCTTTTGCATGTCGTGTTCGTGTCTTTGACAattcaccgccccccccccaataaagtGACTGTGGGGAAGGGGTCGGGGTGAGTTGGAGGGTTCGAGTGGGAGAGATGGGGCACATGGGGGAGTGGAGAGGGCCCCCTGTGACGGGGAGGGCACTGAGGTAGGGGAAGGGTCAGTGAGGCGGGGAGGTGGAGAGGGGACACAGAGACTGAGGGGGGCGAGAGGTGTGGGAGGAGGAGCTGTCAGTATAAAGGGGGTGATCaggtatggggggaggggctctggggtggaggtaGGGGGCAAACAGGAGCCCTGCCCCACAGTAGAGGGGGGCTTAGGGGGGTTGGCAGCAGAGGacgaggttctggggggggctgggtcCTGAGGGTGACGGCGCTTTTCAGATGTGGAGATGAGGGGGAGCGGCTGCTTGGCGGGGCCCCCCCCAGACACTACCCCACATGTGGGATCCCCCACTCACACATTAACACCTGGGCACTGTTCcatctaacccaccagcccccacttccctcccagagccggggaggagaacccaggagtcctggctcccagccccctgcctctaATCCATcagaccccccactccccctcccagagccggggagagaacccaggagtcctggctcccagccccctgctctaaccaccagcccccactcccctcccagagctggggagagaacccaggagtcctggctcccagccccccctgctctaaccaccagccccccactcccctcccagagctggggagagaacccaggagtcctggctcccagccccccctgctttaaccaccagcccccactctcctcccagagccgggggagagaacccaggcgtccgggctcctgCATTATCCTGTTCAGCCCTTGGGTGTCTAATCACCTCACATGAGCCTGACTCAGCCCTACCTGGCCGGGTGGCACTGGATGAGGGTCACGTGTGGGGCGCGGTCATCGGGCCCCGCGGCTGATCCGGGACATGCCGGGTCTCCGCGACCTGGCCCCTCCGAGAGCATCTGCTTGGTCCCGGTTAGATTCCGCGTcactccccagcacccccggTGCCACGCTTGACCCACGCCGGGGGGGCCCTGCGGCGTCTCTGCCGACAGCCACGGGGGTCACACAAGAGGGGGTCGGGGCTGGCCGACAGGTGGGTTATGACAGAGCAGAGAATTCAAGGCCCCGGGGGGTCGGGTGAACAGATCCAAACTGCACTGCGACCCCCAACTGAAGAGAGATTCAGCCCCAGCCACAGCGACCGAGCGGGACCCGGGAGCGACTGGCCCCCTCCGGAAAACGAgaccgccacccccccccccccccccccccccaggccaggaGCAAGGACTCGCCGGCTCAGGGACAGACTCCAGCCGCCGTGGGCAAAGCCAGAGCCCGAGAGATGTGGCTCGGCCGGCCGGAGGCACACGGTGCGGTAGAAGCACATAACATGGACGTTTCTCCAGCTGTTTGTGGAGGGGCGGCCAGGATGGGGACTCAACAGCAGGTCCCAACGCCCCTCCCGGACGGAGACTGGCTGCAGATCTCCGGGGactgttttcccagggccgcgGAAATAATTGACTCGAACGCCGGAGCGGGCGGCGGCATTCCCAAGAGCCCGACGGGCCCCTCGCCATCCCGGAGCGACAGCCCCAGGGACCCCGCGTCACGGCAGCCGAACAAGACGGGATTTCGGCCTTGTTCCCAGCACCCCGCGGGCGAGCGGAGGCAGCTGGACAGACGGCCAAGAAAACCCAACGAcagccagagctgggggggggcaaacGCCAGCCTGGATCCGGCCCCAAGCGGCTCTCGGTCCCCCGTCTTGCGAGCGGGCCTGGGGGAATTGttcggggaagggggcagggggctctgggcccaGCTCTGAGGGACGCTAACCgccccctgggctctctccccccagaTAACATCGAGGAGGCTGAGCGGCAGTGGCGGCTGGAGTTTCACCGCTGGAGCGCGTACATGGGCCACTGGAAAAGCCAGTTCGACCACTACAGCCGACAG harbors:
- the ACHE gene encoding acetylcholinesterase isoform X2; protein product: MAGALPGPALLLFAALALSARADELLASTRVGRVRGLRVPVLSGQVSAFLGIPYAEPPVGRLRFRRPEPKRAWSGLLDAGAYRHACYQYVDTLYPGFPGTEMWNPNQEMSEDCLYLNLWVPSPRPKNATVLVWIYGGGFYSGSASLDVYDGRYLAYAEQVVVVSMNYRVGAFGFLALSGSQEAPGNVGLLDQRLALQWVQSNIHFFGGNPKAVTIFGESAGAASVGMHLLSPGSRPLFRRAILQSGVPNAPWATVPPAEGRRRAAQLAKLVGCPPGNDSELVACLRDKTPQELIDQEWQVLPHQSVFRFSFVPVADGDFSGEVPEATPGAGGFKETQALVGVVRDEGTYFLIYGAPGFSKDNESLISREDFLGGVRMGVPQANELAAEAVVLQYTDWLDQDNPVKNREAMDDIVGDHNVICPVTHFALRLAERGARVYTYFFDHRASNMLWPPWMGVPHGYEIEFVFGLPLDPGLNYTAAEAALSRRMMRYWANFARTGDPNEASERGVRWPPYTPQQQQYVQLNPRPLAVGQGLRAQVCAFWNRFLPKLLNITEPCAATDRGPGPPPAPLPLLALLPLLALRLRP
- the ACHE gene encoding acetylcholinesterase isoform X1 — its product is MAGALPGPALLLFAALALSARADELLASTRVGRVRGLRVPVLSGQVSAFLGIPYAEPPVGRLRFRRPEPKRAWSGLLDAGAYRHACYQYVDTLYPGFPGTEMWNPNQEMSEDCLYLNLWVPSPRPKNATVLVWIYGGGFYSGSASLDVYDGRYLAYAEQVVVVSMNYRVGAFGFLALSGSQEAPGNVGLLDQRLALQWVQSNIHFFGGNPKAVTIFGESAGAASVGMHLLSPGSRPLFRRAILQSGVPNAPWATVPPAEGRRRAAQLAKLVGCPPGNDSELVACLRDKTPQELIDQEWQVLPHQSVFRFSFVPVADGDFSGEVPEATPGAGGFKETQALVGVVRDEGTYFLIYGAPGFSKDNESLISREDFLGGVRMGVPQANELAAEAVVLQYTDWLDQDNPVKNREAMDDIVGDHNVICPVTHFALRLAERGARVYTYFFDHRASNMLWPPWMGVPHGYEIEFVFGLPLDPGLNYTAAEAALSRRMMRYWANFARTGDPNEASERGVRWPPYTPQQQQYVQLNPRPLAVGQGLRAQVCAFWNRFLPKLLNITDNIEEAERQWRLEFHRWSAYMGHWKSQFDHYSRQDRCSEL